In Cotesia glomerata isolate CgM1 unplaced genomic scaffold, MPM_Cglom_v2.3 scaffold_71, whole genome shotgun sequence, the genomic window agagagaaaaaaaatcagaattagaaaaagaaagaatttatttcagactaaggtaaaagacccagttattgacactgacctagttgtttgacacttgcaattttattctaattaaaaaaataaaatgttctcaaaaaatcaattatcttaaaatttataattaaaaaattatatttcttaatttatcagagttaattttttttttttttttttttttttttttttataaattaaaataattgcaagtgtcaaaaaCTAGatcagtgtcaataactgggtcttttaccttagtgttagtaattatatacataaaaaacaATCTTATTCGGTCGCTATTGCGTATAATCTGTTATTTTTGCATAAACATAAGTTTTACCCTCAGATCCtccatcaataatttttgtgaccTTTGAGGCTTTTAATCACACTCTAGTCCATTGGCTGTAAACCTAATCGTATTTATTTAGACACAACGTATAGATAATTCATAACTGCCGACAGTACAACGTACACAGCTACGcagtttttactaattttggCAACTTAAAGtgctttttattacttaattgtTGTCGTAAACCAACCAAAGCCGAGTGATTTCGATGTTTTAGGGAGTTTGTCGTTAATTTGTGTGACGTTATATAGAGTTTACactgtatatttttttgaaaagtaaataaaaaaacgaacaatttaaaaaaaaaaagttgaacatcacaattttctaaaaaatttataaatttttttgaaaatttgttaaaattgtgataatcaacttttttctttaaaactgttcattttttttatgaatttttcaaaaaaaaatatattcataaaatcaaacagaaatttcgttcaaaatatgaaaatgaaaatggttggccccacttgtaaatatttaccttaattttttattttacaatcttacaatgatttttatcattaaaactaTCAAGAACTAGTATATGAAAACAATAGTTTTggcaatatatttttaattgattaatcaaTCATAGAATGATGCCGGGTATGCCAGGAATGCCTCCAGGTATGCAACCGCCAGTTTCTGGGGCTTCGATGCCAACGAGGCCGCTTTTCCCCGCTGTAGTTTCAACAGCAACGTCATCGGTACATAATTCTACGCCTATCGGTACTGATtttaaaccaataacttcGGTAGCTGGTGGATCTATAGGTCCAATAAAACCTACGTTCCCGGCTTACAGTAGTGAATCAACTGTTCCGACGAATAATTCAAATGATCAGAAGGTTAATTTAATAGCGACGACAGGTGCCGCTAGTAAAATAATTCACCCGCCCGAAGATCTCAGTCTCGtgagtattaattttatcaataagtacaataatattatgattaattaatatcgactgtgaaactaattaaaatgattataataataaaaaaaaataggaggAAATACGGGCGAGGTTACCTAAATACCAACGTCGTCAGAACGACGAATCAAATCGTAATTCTGCGAGCGCAGAAGCGTCACACCAAGCGGCTGTTTtgcaacagcagcagcaacaacagcaTCAACAGCATCAACACCACCAACATCAACAACAGCAAGCAGcacaacagcaacagcaagcagcgcagcaacaacaacaagcAGCTCAGCAGCAACAAGCGGCAGCCGTGAGTGCAGCGGCGGCATTCCAAGACCAGCAGCAACGTCAGCAAGCTGCTCTGTCTGCCTTacagcaacaacagcaacGTTTTCAGAGGCCACCACAAATGATGGTACCTGCGACCGCTGCTATTCCCGTGTCTTCCGTTGCGCTCATGGCTCCGCTTATGCGCCCAACGATGACGCTCGCTGCTCCGGCTCTCATTCACGGAGGTAACATGATGCGACCGCCCCCCATGGGCCTGCCACCAGGTAAGTCTCCATCAAGTTAGTTccaacaatttaataaatcaataaattcaatcaGTTTTATATATTGTAGACCAGAATAAATCTACGATATTATACGcgcaattatatatttaaatatattccatattttacatatataaatatatttatgtgtatatatatatacatcacTCTCTTTTCGTTTGATCGTTGACTGCGAGCGTGTATGGTTCCTATTATATTTATCCACTTCCATTGCATCTACAA contains:
- the LOC123274759 gene encoding BUB3-interacting and GLEBS motif-containing protein ZNF207-like, producing the protein MGRKKKKQSRPWCWYCNREFDDEKILIQHQKAKHFKCHICHKKLYTGPGLSIHCMQVHKEAIDKVPNSMPNRSNIEIEIYGMEGIPPNDLKEHERQRNGGRPGSPSSGEDEPAQKKSKPEGLLGSAPGAMPTNSGMMPGMMQGMPGHHPMHQMGQYPPPMHHMMGHMGHVGPPFMQGMMPGMPGMPPGMQPPVSGASMPTRPLFPAVVSTATSSVHNSTPIGTDFKPITSVAGGSIGPIKPTFPAYSSESTVPTNNSNDQKVNLIATTGAASKIIHPPEDLSLEEIRARLPKYQRRQNDESNRNSASAEASHQAAVLQQQQQQQHQQHQHHQHQQQQAAQQQQQAAQQQQQAAQQQQAAAVSAAAAFQDQQQRQQAALSALQQQQQRFQRPPQMMVPATAAIPVSSVALMAPLMRPTMTLAAPALIHGGNMMRPPPMGLPPGMLGALPPGAMHPAFATPMGFPGGPMLTPMMHPRFR